The window aaaagaaatgcctGTCAATACTTTATTAGTGTCTATACAGTGTTTCTGGAGGACCTTCAAAATGTTTTCGGCAGTCTCAAGGCCGAAACTCCGAGGTGTAATAGAAGGTTACCCTATTTAACAAACTCAGGGATGCAAACAGCATCATCAtgtcctgaaaaaaattattcactgaTTCAGTAGTTCAGGAAATAGATACAAGGACAAGAACACTGTTGTTCTGTATTGACTGGCTGCTGTTTCACCAAGCTCTCAGTGCTGATCTAATTAATTTCCAGTCTGTTTGCCTGGGTTACACTTACTGGCTCTTTCCTAACTCTCTCTTGTTATCTAGAATTGATTGAAATCCGTCTGCTTGGTGCACTGGTTTCCTcaacacatttcattttttaagaaTGCACTTGGAATTCCTACATGGAACAAATGCATATGCACTTaaacttttttgttctttcctatGGGAGTGTGATAATATAAATTCCAACAGAGAAGCCATCCGAGGATGCCAGCTGCCTGCATTCTATTTTCATTATTCAGCAATGACAAAGGTCTGTCTTAGCATGAATGCTTCACCtgtgaattctttttttctttacaatgtGGCAATGGAAACCTTCACTCTAGCAGTAACATTCATAATGCAAAGCACAGTCCACTAACTGAGACCACCAAAGACATTTACTGGAGTTTCAGGTCTTACCAGCTGATAGTGGTATGTGGAACCATATCATGGTTCTATGGAATTGACTGAGAATCCTGAATTTATTATAACTAATATGATCTGGGAAGTGGCTTTCAAATAGAGTAGGCAGAGGCTACTTGAACCAGCATAAAGTTTAATGAAAGAGCAAACATGGACTCTAATCAATAAAATCACTGCTCATTTGTCACTCAGCTAATACTCCCCATGCAgccaaaatgcaaaaataagtCAGTGAGAGGGATTTTCTTCAATCCCTTTTCTGCAATAGAATTAAAAAGGACTTCAGAACTGGGCCCAGATCAGATCTAAAAGAGACACAAAGGTTTGCAGAGTCCAGTGTACAATTTATAAAAATGTGAGTAATGTGGAATCAAATCTCAAGTAAAGACTTCAGGGGTTTATAAAAATTTATATAAGAGAGGTCATCTTCTAATATCCAGAAAAAAGCGAAGATATTACACgtaagaatatttttcttattatttacATGCCTGTTCAGAGAAaaagctgctgagcagggctgatCTGCCATCAAGGTTTCCCTACACAAAGATTAAGCCTGCAAAAAATTACATAACATAGAGAAGAGAATAacacagcattttaaaacaggGCATGGCTGAGCTAGGAGATACAGATCATATCAGATATGCATACAATACTTACTTTTTCACTGTAATTTCAGTGACTGTGCTCAGTTAGACTGCTGGAAATGGCAAACTGAGAGTAGTGACAATAATTAGTGCTTTAATTAGAAAGAGGTTTCAAAAAGTAGTCTCAGCCACACTGTTGCTTTTAGCAAAACTAGGCTGAATTCTGTTTCAATGTggaaaactacatgaaaatcAACCAACACTTGTGGAATCTATGTGTCAGCTAGAAAGGGCTGCCTGAACTAGAAAGGGCTGCCTAGGAACTAGAAAACCAAGGCTTTTCTCAGGATATGAAGCTCATGTATGTAAGGCAGAAAAGTTGATAAGGAATTCATAGAAGGAAGGTACTGCCAGCTACATCTAATAGGGGTCAGGTATCCTCAAGGCATTAATAGTTCCCAGATAGTACTACTATTTAACATATCACTGAAAGTTGTGGATATGCCCATTAATCCCTTAGAACAGCTTTTCTGCATTATCCCAAGTATTACCAGCCACAATCTGAAGAGTGACTGTAAAGACtataaagaaacaagaaaaaatctACTTTCATTAATTGTGTCTCCTCCCCAAGACAACactaaaatatttgaattaataAAATGTACCAAATCTGGTAAGAACATTCTGTAATATGCTACATGCAAGCTGGCTTTAGCTCATTTTGTTAGTAGGattaatttttagaaatttaAGACTTTCATATTAATCCCAGATAATAGTGCAGTTGGGTAAACTAATCAGATTACAGTGAATGTCAGTGCGATTTGATTTTAAATGATGTGAAGCATATTACTGGAACTATCACCCTCTCATTTTATGAAAGGATGAACTGGAAGAGTGTCAGACAAGGTTCACTGTGTCTCAAtagctgcagagctctgcttcaagtcctttttaaaaaaatacagctttcttTATTCTGCTTTATCTCTGACTGACATTTTCTGACAGCAAGTTAGGacaagaattttaaaaggaCATGGACGTTGTCACAACAATGGATATTCGATTACTGTGGAAGAAACTGGTATACAAACTTACCTTCTACACATACACCATTAAACAACCACCTCCTACAGCCAAATATCTGTTGtgtattttcaattaaaaaattactacCCTACCTAGTCCTTCCTATTAATTTGATTCATGAGcttcctttttgcatctccctCGTTCCCCATCTCTTTACTCCAATTGGTTCCAGCAGGGCTCAAGCCTATTTTATTTCTGGTTAATCTGATTAGGTAAGAAAGAAGCTGGGATTGTGATGTCAGTGCATTAATAGAAGGAAGTCATGCTTCCTGCAGGAAAGATGGCAATTCTGACCTTTTAGAAGCAGGTCATGATCTGACTGCAAGATGAAAACAGAGCAAGCCAAACTGCAGTGGTAACACCAACTCACTCTGCAAGACCAGAGTTCAAAGTGAGATTATGGCTCATGGACTGCAGGTAAGAAAGAATAATGCCCTCATGTTCGGTGCTTTCCTTGAAGGGAGCTTTGGGTGGGGGGAAAAGAGGTCAGCTTCAGCAAAAAGAAATAGTAACTAATGAAGGGCCAGGAGAAAAACTGGCTTTCAGAACAGAAGCCTCTTAATAGAATCATTTTTTTACAAACTTTTGACATTATTTGTTTGACTTTAATATACCTGttttcatattctttcattCTGTACTGATAAATCTCTTTCCTCTACAACATTGTGGTAGTTCATTTTATTGGGTTTTTCAGCCTCAAATTCAGAAACCTACAGTAACTGAACAACAGATGAGACTGAAACTAAATTAAACAACTAATTCCTCAAGTTATAGactcattatttaaaaatttaatgatTTTGTATGATAGTTTAGTAGACTGCTTTATTATTATGGGCTGCTGCTGTATTATTTAGCATGTGCCACAATACAAATGGTTTGATGAGCCTGTAAGGTGCATGCAGCCAGTTGCTATGGTGATGTGGAGCTCAAAGTGACTCAATCCTTAAAGTTCTGTGCTTGAACCTTTCATCAGACCTTAAAAAATGCTTCACGCACAGCAACAAACAAAGGATTAATGTAACAGATACTGTTTGTACAAAATACCTTCAATGAGCACAGCAGTTGATCAAATGAAAGGTACGAAACTGCACTGCTGGAGTAGCTCTAAGCAGTGATGACTGTGCACACCTGTAAGCCTTAAGAGTAGCTTTCCTCCATAGGTACATTAACATGGGCAAAGCTCATCCCTCACTCAAACTGAACTGGTTGTGATGCCTCTCATCAAGTGCAGCAGGAAGCTGAACTTACTGTCAAGAAGGCTGACCTTTAACTTGCTGTGCAGATGAAAGGCCAATTTATAAATGCAAAAACCAAATGGCAAAGCCGAAGTTCATTAAACACTGAAATCAGTAACGTGATCAGGCAAAAGAAACTGCTCAAATCACAGGGAGCACTGTCATTGCACTTAAACTGCAGTTATGCAGAATGCAAGATGGggatcttggaaaaaaaatagaacaaaccaaaacccaacaataaaacaaacagcatttttttaactgtttatCATGTCAGTGGCTATCCTTAAAGGTCCTTTTCTGGTGCTCCAAATGAAAGTCGTGCATGTGTTCCAGTAGTCTCAAACAAACATTGTCTTTGTCCAATGCTTCTAATGAAGTCCCATTGTCACTGACTCCTGTTGACAGAACTCCATATCCTGCCTCTGTATTCACCACTAGCAACCTCACACAGGCAGAAATTGCCCCTTTTCAAGCTGTCCAGCTGGGCTAAGACAATGCTCAAGGCAAAGGGAAGCTCTGCACTGCACTAAAGCTGCCTGGATGCCACTGTGTAGCCTGACCCACAGTGATACCAGTGTCACTGCCAGTGTCTCTCCCAAAGTCAACAAGGCACAAATAAACCTAACTTAAAAACAGTGCTTCACCTAAGCTTTCACTTTGCTGACTTCAGCCACGAAGAAAACAGCAGCTAAACCAGCCAAAacagtgctgctgccactcacccagggctcagctgggaGGTTATTCTGCATTTGTATCTGGGACCATTAGGTCCCATCAACTTCGAGGACTTGCAGAATACAGTTAGTCCAGCCAGGATGAGATTCTTCATGCACTGCCTTGTAATACAATAATCTGTTCCCTGAAATCTTTAACACCTGCCTCTAGTTTTATCTTTAAATGCAGTAAGCTATTCATGACCAACTTAAAATAAATGGCAGTAATTGGTTATCTCATTTTTGGCTGCTGTGAGTTTTGCAAGTAATAACCTTCTACTGTTCCCTACAgtccatttttcttctcttcctaaGCACTCATCTCTGCTATGCCAAAAGAAGGAGAATTAAAAACAATTCATCTCTCTAAAGAGTTTGCAGGTGTTAACTTGTTGTTATCAATACTTTATGCTATTTCTGCCTAGTCCACAGCTCTGCGCTATTAGCAGAGCACTGTAGTGAGTTCTGTGGAATGGGATTGGTGTGTACATAACCTATTTTGCACTGGTGAAGCTTTGAGCCagctttgaatttttctttcagatagTTCTGTATTTATAACAATAGCAGGGCAATATTAGACGTGACAAAATCTCactaatttgaattttttgaaCTGATTTCTAATACTCACATATTAGCCCTCTTATTCACAATTTTTTCTATCCCATtatatattttggtttttgcttgcttttctaCCACCACTTTTAAGTGAACAAAGCAGACATTTAGGTCTTAAATCCAAAGATAGATCTGCTTGGGTCCAGAAGAGAAGcccaaaatggaaaaatgtgtAGCTTCTAGGAAGACACCTCTGGGTGCAACAGCCTGGAATGAGCATGTTGAATAAAGAACTGTAATTCTAAATCTTGGCAGCAAAAGGGTTAAAGCTTCCATGGGAAGCAGCCGTGGCCTGTCCTCAGCCATGCTGAGGAGCTCTGCTCACAGGGCAAACAGCACAATGAGTTTcttctgcagcttctcctctTTCCACTGCCATCCCAGACCTGCTCCTCTGGGGGGAGTCATGTCCCCTGTCCTCTGAGACAGCTGATAGTTGGTATGTCAAAAGTTCAGCTGTGAATTCACTCTTAGGAGCAgccagatttttctcttttactcaACAGGAAATGATAGTCAAGGTAGTGCAGCACCCCAAAGTCACCTACTGACCTGTAATCCCAATCTACTTGCCTTAAACTTTAATTTTGCTTGTCTGCCTTATGATCAAACTACTGTGTTCTGCAGAAGGGGAAATGTTATTGCTGCGGGTGGAATAATTTGTCCATGATGGTCGAGAATTTCTTTTACAATGACTGGGGCAAAGTAGTTGTCTATCCAGTCACAACTCAGACAAGCACACCAGCTCCTGAGATATCAGATTGTGAATCATCTTTCAGAAAGACCAAAAACTCCCAGAAGTGTTTCTATTTTGACACActgggggagtggggggggggggggggggattcTTTCTTTGCATTATCAGATTGGAAAGCTTTTTCTTGTATGGCTCTGTTGCTCTCTTAGAGCTATCAACTTTGCTCTTGCAGATAAGAGATGAAGAAAGTGGCTACAACAAAAATCTATTTTGCATTCCTAAGCATTATGAAGAAGATTTAGAAAGAGTTTTCATTCCTCATGGACTCATCCTGGACAGGTATGAGGggaaacaaacagcaaagagTAGTGACAAGTGATGCCAGTGAGTAATTTCCCTCCAAATGAAAAGGCTGAGGTCCTGCCCTCTGCAGCCCATGAGAAACATGGAAAGGCTGCAGCTCTAACACTTCTGTTCTAGTTTAATAAAAGAGGGGGTCTATGGAAAAGATTCCTCTACAACACCAGCTAAGTTTTCATAATACCTCAAATACCTCCAAACCTGTCTGTCCCGCGATGTTTAGATTTATGGATGAAAAGAACATGTCAAGTGGATTAGGCATCACCTTGTGCACTGCAAGTACATAACTTTCCTATTTCTTCCTGTCATCACAATTTCCTAGTTATAAAAACCTAACAGCAAGATCAGAATTTTAACTGAACATTGCTTAATATATGGACAAACAAATATGATATACAAAACACTTTAcagaatgtgttttctttttttttttccctcccaggaCAGAGCGCTTGGCTAGAGATATCATGCAAGACATGGGAAGTCATCACATTGTTGCACTCTGTGTCCTTAAAGGAGGCTATAAATTCTTTGCTGATTTGCTGGACCATATAAAAGCACTAAATCAAAATGGTGATAAATCTGTGCCTGTTACTGTGGATTTTGTTCGAATAAAAAGCTACTGTGtaagcaattttcttttctttgaaaattgaCCCTCCATATAGATTGACATTCTAAATACTGGTAGTTTACATGGAAACTCATATATCCTGTTCAAAGCAACTCAACTGATTACATACTGAAAAGGAACTGATTTACTACTTTGCCCCAATGAACAGATGGATATTTTACATTCACTTGAACAAACATGACAAAACCAGGGCAGGTCTCCAACATCTTCCTCTTGCAAAAAGCAAGAGCAGCACGACATTCATACATACAGGACTACAATTTTTAGCATATTTTATGTGatttccctctcttctttctctttctagAATGACTCACCTACAGGAAAAATCAGTATTGTTGGAGAGGAACTGTCTACACTTAATGGGAAGGTATGAACTTCAGCTTTTAAAGGGAAAGAACTGTTCTTGTGTACCTTTCAGGAAGTTCATCTTTATTGAGATTTTGATACTGCATACTTACAGCCACTTGACACTGATTTAAAATGCTGGGCTTTGAAACAGTGACTTAATTCCCACTGATCTCAGTGGATCCAAATTTTCTCCCATAGACTCCAGAAATGAAACTAAACTGACTCCTTAATATGGCTCTAGAGTACTAGTTCTATACATAGAACAATAGATGCAACTTGACTCACCATATTTTAAGTTTCCATAAATACTTACAGAAAGACTCTTGAGTAAGAACTAATGTCAGTAGTTAAGTGACAAGGTCCTTTGAAAATCAATTGCGCCTTCCTCTTAACTGAAGTCTGTAGTGTGCTTTTCCTGGCTGTATAATTTACTGAGTGTTGCCatgtaaatatttccttttctctcttttctctccatgCATGATCTCTTCCAGAATGTGTTAGTAGTAGAGGTAAGTAAATTTGGAGTGGGTGGGGAATGATAGGGatattttctcccctttttaCAATTCAGTATGTATTGCCTAAATGTCACTGGGCTGCCAGGTTTTTATGGTCTAAATTAATTCACTGAcagtcttgttttcctttgagacTCGAgggttaatttattttttaatctctttcagGACATTATCGAGACTGGTAGAACAATGAAagcactgcttttaaaaataaaagacaagaaaCCAAGGATGGTAAAAGTTGTAAGGTATAAGAATATGGCCACTAGCTAATGTATTGTTAACGAGGAGAAAGAGCAAAATCATTTGGGTGAATAGTTGATGTGTGCTGGTGGGTGTTTATTTGGTTTGAAGTTTGGAGTGAGAAGTAAATGCAGGATCCAATCCTTATCCAGCTGCTGAAAAACTAAGTGTTTATCGAACTGGGAAACTCAGCCATGCACTACCACCTTCATTgtcaaaattaataaaaaagctTCTCCGGTTCTTTCTCTGCAGTCCATAAAATCTGATGGATTCCTTGTTTCTTACTTCCTTTTGCTTGAAGTAAATTCATCTCTTTCCATCAGTTTTCTAAAATCACATCAGTTGCCTCAATACTAGAGTTACAATATCAAAACACTTCTCAATATTCTCAGTCATACAAATTTCCAGCATCTAAGAGTTTGTCAGCACTCGCAAGATGACTTTATGAAACATTCTGCATCAGTTTTTAGTCATCTCCAAAATGTTTTTTGGGGAATATGCCTGTGCCTGTCAAGTAATCACAGTGCTTTGAAAAAACActtcttattttctgtgctggttATTATGCTTCTGGTGACTGTCCTGGACATTCTCAGTGTCTTCTGAAGGGCACAGGAAAACCAAGAATGGATGTGACTTTGTGGAAGAAATTGAAGTGACATTGCACAGCTTGTCcacttctccctccctccccactaAAATCTTTATCTTCCACTTCAATGTGCTTCCCTTCTCTGTGCTATTTTGGTTTGCTGAGGCACTAATATATGGAAGGATAATGATTTGGGATATAGAACTGAATGTAAAACAGTAGAGCCATTTGGACCTCCAGAACAAACCTAGATCAGAACCTCTGCTTCTCCCTCCATTATAAGGCTGAGCATGACACTTTTCTGTTATGGTGATCTCAGTGTTTTAATTTAACTGCATAGTGGTAGGAGCCTATGGGGAGGGTTGGGAGAAGTGATGTCTACAGCACATAGCAAgaggtattttaaaaaaccacctcctctgctctgccttgcagCCTGCTCGTTAAAAGGACATGTCAAAGCCCAGGTTACAGGCCAGACTGTGAGTATTGTGTTTTTCTGCTTACCCAAAATACAGTCTTATAATTGCACTTTACTCAGTCTGTCTGAAAACTGGTGTATAAATTTCAGGAAGGCCAAGATAAGTATGtagaaaatatattcaaaaaatGGTGAACTGATGACCAGTTACCCTACTCTGAGACCTCATGACGACTTTCTTTGTATCCCCTGGATGGCTATTTGATAAACAGGTTTAGCTATTtgataaataaattaatttgtaaaagaaaataattaaaataattaaatataaatttagcTATCTAGACACCAGAAATAGAATCCAACCTGAGCTGCGTATTTTTTGACTTTGGCCCTAAAAGGCGATTGTTTTGACTCTGAATTAAACTTGCCTTGTTTTCAAACTGGAAAGTCCTACAGAGCTGCAGTGCATCTACACTCACACAAGTAGAATCTCACTCTTCATCTCCTCTTTCAAGACTGCCTCATAACTAGATGctaaacaattattttattcataaaatgCATTCTCTTAGCGCTTTGATTGTATTACTACCTGATGGAAATGGTTATTGATGGAAATGGATATTCTAACCTCTGTCATCAATTTACAGCTCCAATTCTTAAGAAAGTGCTCTCAGTACcctaaaagcaatttttcagcAATTACTCTTAGCTCAAGCATGTGTTGAATAGAAACTGTGTACCTGAAAGCTATTTACACCACTCAAGTACAAAAAGACTTGTATTTTCTTACAGATGTAGGCTTTGAAATTCCAGATAAATTTGTGGTTGGATATGCTCTTGACTTCAATGAATACTTCAGAGATCTAAATGTAAGTGCATGCATGTGTCTTTACTGTTAGGTATGAAAGCTGCCACACCCAATCAGCAAGAATATTCACTTCTTTTCAGAACTTCTCAAAAATTAAAACCCCTTCAAATCTGGTTAGAAAATTCCATTAAAAGAGCAAAATCATTTTTAAGGTGCCAAACTGCTAATTCAGTGTTCATGCCTTAACTTTTATTGACTCTGTCCCACAAGTCTCAtggcccagctgtgctgcacaaCATTCCGAATCCCCCAGAATGGTGAAGAGCACACAATTCACTGGCCACGCTTGGAAAGAAAGTAACTTGTAACGTGACTTTAATTTGATGTCTCTCTCATAGTGCAATCCTGTCTTACTCTTATCTCACGACTTTAAGAGTGCTGTGTGTGGACTGTAAGTGAAGGTTTTCCCTACAATGTGTAACATGTCCATCCAGGTCTCTCTTCCTTTGTTCCATTACAGCCTCCTTAGGCTGCACTGAGTGAGCATTAACTGATAAAAAGAACTGatcttcttttccctcctttgttttcaaaagtaCTTTATTAACTCTGTAAAGTGGAaaagtttttaatttgaaagtcTTATTACTAAGACAAAGGAATGTTGTTAAAGACACCTACAATCTGTGCTAttgcacagcagcctgaaggAGGATACAAGAATTGAACAAACTCGACTTCTACAAAGTATGTAAATCTGTATATTACGGATTAGCTTGGAAAGAATATTAACATCTCAAGTTTACTGCAAGTAGGAAACAACAATAATGGTTCTGTTTTCCTTACAATTCTAGTAACATGACTGAAAATCattcttaattttcctttgaaggTAAAGATTGActaaagctgcatttttttttctttagcacaTCTGTATACTGAAAGAGAATGCCAAAGAGAAATATAGGTCTTCTGGAACAACAGTTCAGTGACATCTACAGCTGTGTGGATGAGCAATAAGTGATCTACTAATTGTGCTTTTTCACTGAAGAACTACTACATTTTCTAAAGACACTCTTCTATATGTATTTTTCCTATAGTGATTTAACCATAGTTAAAGGTGAATGAGTTCTCTTCAAATTTCAGTGAAGCCTGAACAGAACACTGGCTATAATACACAAGTGATATTCTGCTGGAAcggggacacagccagggcatGTACAAGTGCATATAAAGAGGTTTGGGGTTTAATTCAGTATACTAAATAACACATTATGTGTATTCTATATAAACTGCACTTATTTTTACATGCAAGAGtgtatgtgtaaatatatacaCCTGTACTCCTCATAACAAATAGGCTCAGTAAGAATTTAAGAACTTCAAAGAATCAGGTTTACAAAATGCTTACCAAATGGAAAACACAATGGTTCTGGCgtttaatgaatttttaagaAGTAAATATTAAGAGAACTACACTGAAATTAGTTCTTCCGTGTGGGCGTTGTGTCCTCTTTTCCCGGAGCACCACGTGCTGATTGTACCACGTTGTGGTGCCCCTTGAACTGCAGGTGACACCGATTACCCCGGAAATCGCTTCTGCTACTTCTGTGTCCCCGAGGAGAACTGGAAGCTCAGCTTTACCATCCAACACCTGCATCTCGCCGATTCCCTGCGCAATTTATTAATTAACCAGCACAAGCTGTGGGGGCTCAGCTTTCTCCCCGCTGCCACTCAGCAGCTCCGAGCCGGGCAGGAGGCTGTGCGGGTGCTCAAGATGATCATTCCCGGGTCCGGCGCCGGGGCGGAGACGGCGGAGCGGGACGGGCAGAGATATCGGCAGCGGGGACGGGCAGCGGGACCGGCACGGAGCGCTCGGCCCCGGCCTTtcccgcacggccccgccgcGGGGTCCCGGCGCTCGCACAGCATCCTCAGCACCGGCGCTTCTTCCTTCCATGGCACAGCTCAACACAGAGAGCGGTGACAGAGGGGAGTTCCCGGCGGGATGTGTCATGAAGCATACCCGGCCAGTGTGTTCAGGATAAGGATATGCCGCCATCAGGCTGCATTAACCCTCTCGGATTGGCTTTTGCCCGAGGAGGGAATCTCGCGTTCTCCGTCCTGGCACAGAAACGCAGTCCCCGGCTGAGGCTGGAGCGGAGCAGCAGGAGATGCCGTGGGGTCCCTCCCTCTGGATCGAACCCGACCCGCGGCCCTGCCCCCGTTCCTTGTCCCGCCCGTTGCCAGGAAACGGGAACGCGGTGACAGCGATTGTCGCGTTCCTGGTGGCGGAGTCCCAGCCGCGTTTCCTGGTTTCTCCTCGACCTTCCAGGTTCTCCGCGCTCGGAACGCCTTCAGGCGCTTGTTTTTCAAAGTGTGTCTTGAAGTTCATTGTAAGGCAAACACTGACTGGACCCTTCACCAGCCGAGTCCTGCCACAGATTCTCTCTGGATATCACTTTTTCACTTTATTGGAAGGTAAAGACGGACTAAAGTTGTACTTTTCGTTTTCATCACCACTGCATTCTGGAAGAGAATGCCAGAGAGAAATACGGGATATGATAATATCAGTCTCCTGGAAACAGTTCCATGATGTTTGCGGCTGGTTCCTCTACCCGGGCTCGGGGCATTCCTGCTCTGAACCCAAAGATGACGGACCAGAACTGTCTGTGCccagagcctggagcagagagggaacTGCGATCCTTTCTTAACTTCTGGGTTGGGTCAAGAGCTGTCTGAGGTGGGGAAGATGGAGATCTTCCCCCACGGGACAGGGGTGGTGGGCTGGAGTTGTGCTACGTTTTGTCCTATCCCTGCAGGGAGATGGAGCTGATATCTCAGTTCTGCTCCTTTCCCCTAAGTCTGGGAGGGTGATTCCTGCAGGCTTTATGGAAGTGGGGCTGTGGAAGAGCATCACTCCAGGGCTAGAGGGTAGAGGAAGCTGCTAGACTGAGATGGGGGTGTGGAGAGGGGAAGCCCTCTGGAAACAGCAGTGTGGGCATGATGGACACGCTTCATTTCATCAATGAAATGAAATTGCAGTTAGAAAACTGGAACAAATAATCCAGTTACTCTCAAGACCCATTAATAACTCACTGAAATCCAGATTACTGTCCCATTCCCCATTAGATAGTAATTTCCAGCTTTAAATCCTAGCTCTTGCTGCAGCATGTCCTGGTGTCCATAAGACAGTGCTGTGCTCTCATGTTTCTAGTCCAAAGGAGTGCTTAGTAAATGTTCATGTTTGAATTTTGTCAGTGCTTGAGACCCACATTCTGGGGTTGTCTTCTCTTCTTGCCCTTTCTTGCACACTGACTTTGTGTgagacagagggagagagtTGGTTGTCAGGCTGGCGATTGTTCACCCAGAGCTTTTTGTAGGATAAGGATGCTGGAGAAGAACTGCCACTAGGATAAAGTCTGATGTGGTCCTGCTTTCCTCATACGTTGAATTTCTAATTGCTCACATCCCTTTAATGGTTTCTCCTCTGTGACCTAGCAGAGTTTGATGGCAAGGTTCACTCTGTTGCTTCCTATGTAGACCATGATCAATTCACACACATGCAGGCACAGAGGTGTCAACATCTGTATTTACATGTACAAAGGTACCTATCAAAAATTGTCCTTGAGTTCAGTGAAATAATCACATCAAATCTATTTGTGTTTCTCAACAGGCAAGA is drawn from Pithys albifrons albifrons isolate INPA30051 chromosome 12, PitAlb_v1, whole genome shotgun sequence and contains these coding sequences:
- the LOC139677677 gene encoding hypoxanthine-guanine phosphoribosyltransferase-like — protein: MAHGLQIRDEESGYNKNLFCIPKHYEEDLERVFIPHGLILDRTERLARDIMQDMGSHHIVALCVLKGGYKFFADLLDHIKALNQNGDKSVPVTVDFVRIKSYCNDSPTGKISIVGEELSTLNGKNVLVVEDIIETGRTMKALLLKIKDKKPRMVKVVSLLVKRTCQSPGYRPDYVGFEIPDKFVVGYALDFNEYFRDLNHICILKENAKEKYRSSGTTVQ